In one window of Bemisia tabaci chromosome 4, PGI_BMITA_v3 DNA:
- the Karybeta3 gene encoding importin-5 — protein MATEREQFHKILVSLLSIDNNVRTQAEETYHAIPLENRVMFLLNAIPDASLQQEERMMAAVLLRRVFSNDFSEMYPTLSPENQQQLKDSVLMLVQNEESEAISKKLCDVVAELARNLVDDDGNNGWQEFLLFLFSAANSESPRMKEAALRIFAQVPGVFGNQQPNYLDVIKQMLNQSLCDGTYEVRFQAVRALCAFISLHEEAQDIQKFFTDLLPVAIHVIAESCEKEDDDTLLKALVDLCETVPKFLRPQLEAVVQLCIKVFSDENRQNEFRHLALEIFVTLSETAPAMMRKVGGKYIPIVVPQILKMMTEIEDDAEWTLQDEIADDDADENNVIAESALDRLACGLGGKTMLPHIVENIPTMLANPDWKYRHAALMAVSAVGEGCYKQMEAMLPQIMEGILRFLADEHPRVRYAACNAIGQMSTDFGPNFQKKFHDKVIPALLMILDDEDNPRVQAHGGAALVNFCEECPKRILADYLDGVMAKLESVLQAKLKQLMEKGTKLVLEQVVTTIASVADAAEDQFVKFYDRLMPCLKYIIQNANSPELRMLRGKAIECVSLIGFAVGADKFVPDCSDIMDMLLKTQSESNEPLPDDDPQTSYLISAWARICKILGKRFEQYLPLVIGPVMKTAGIKPEVVLVDNEAMEDIGNDVDWQFVSLGEQKNFGIRTAGLEDKAAACEMLVCYARELKEGFAPYTEEVVKLLVPLLKFCFHDGVRTAAAISLPYLLECAQLNGAEYLKGMWNFICPELLRAIETESEPDVLLELMDSMAKCVEFLGSGCLTEEWMTSLLSFINRTMSEHFQNEVDRLEKRKDEDYDEVVEEELEDENSEDSFKLAKVADIIHALFVSYKTDFFPYFDQIIHHFIKMLEPNHSWADHQWAMCIFDDVIESGGPACIKYQQYFLGPMTTYIRDKVPQVRQTAIYGCGVLAMFGGPTFASTCAEVLPVLISIINDPSAKTEENLAVTENAVSAITKILKYNSANVNVDEILPIWFTWLPIWEDTAEVPHVMGYLCDLIAANHPTILGANHANLPRILSIFAETFMKEAIETDTEVAKRMIEIVKQCLQGQTEIAQMCISQLSQEHQLTLHNLLQSN, from the exons ATGGCGACAGAACGTGaacaatttcataaaattttagtcTCACTATTAAGCATAGATAACAATGTCAGGACCCAAGCCGAA GAAACGTATCATGCCATTCCTCTCGAGAACAGAGTTATGTTTTTACTCAATGCAATTCCCGATGCTAGTCTTCAGCAAGAAGAAAGGATGATGGCAGCTGTTTTACTCAGGAGAGTATTTTCGAATGACTTCAGTGAAATGTACCCAACA CTTTCACCAGAAAATCAACAGCAGTTAAAAGATAGTGTGTTGATGCTAGTTCAAAATGAAGAAAGTGAGGCTATAAGCAAAAAACTGTGTGATGTAGTCGCTGAACTAGCACGAAATTTAGTTGACGATGACGGTAACAACGGCTGGCAGGAATTCTTACTTTTCCTGTTTTCTGCAGCCAATTCAGAGTCTCCTCGAATGAAAGAAGCTGCTCTTAGAATATTCGC gcaaGTACCAGGAGTGTTCGGTAACCAGCAACCCAATTACCTTGACGTGATTAAGCAGATGTTAAACCAGTCACTTTGCGATGGAACATATGAAGTTCGGTTCCAAGCTGTGAGAGCCCTCTGTGCGTTTATCAGCTTGCATGAAGAAGCACAGGacattcaaaagtttttcaCAGACCTTCTGCCAGTTGCAATTCATGTAATTGCAGAGTCATGTGAGAAAGAAGATGACGACACACTGCTTAAAGCTTTAGTTGATCTTTGCGAGACTGTTCCCAAATTCTTGCGTCCGCAGTTAGAAGCTGTGGTGCAATTGTGCATCAAA gTGTTCTCCGATGAAAACAGGCAAAATGAGTTTAGACACTTGGCTCTGGAAATATTTGTAACTCTAAGCGAAACAGCTCCAGCCATGATGCGGAAAGTAGGAGGCAAGTACATTCCCATTGTTGTgccacaaattttgaaaatgatgacTGAAATTGAAGATGATGCCGAGTGGACACTTCAGGATGAGATAGCTGATGATGATGCTGATGA GAATAATGTGATTGCTGAATCAGCGTTAGACCGATTAGCTTGTGGACTTGGCGGTAAAACAATGCTTCCTCACATTGTAGAGAATATCCCTACCATGCTGGCAAATCCAGACTGGAAGTACAG ACACGCCGCTCTAATGGCAGTTTCAGCCGTAGGAGAAGGATGTTACAAACAAATGGAAGCCATGTTACCACAAATTATGGAAGGCATTTTGCGGTTCCTGGCAGATGAGCATCCACGAGTGCGCTATGCAGCATGCAATGCAATTGGTCAAATGTCAACTGATTTTGGACCCAATTTCCAAAAGAAATTCCACGACAAGGTCATTCCAGCTCTTCTCATGATCTTAGATGATGAGGATAATCCTAGAGTGCAAGCACATGGAG gtgcTGCTCTTGTAAATTTCTGCGAAGAGTGCCCAAAGAGAATCCTAGCCGATTATCTGGATGGAGTGATGGCCAAACTAGAGTCTGTGCTCCAAGCTAAACTGAAGCAACTGatggaaaaaggaaccaaactaGTATTGGAGCAGGTAGTCACAACAATTGCCTCTGTAGCAGATGCGGCCGAGGAccagtttgttaagttttacGATAGGTTGATGCCGTGTCTCAAGTACATCATTCAGAATGCCAACTCGCCAGAATTGAGAATGCTGAGAG GAAAGGCAATTGAGTGTGTGAGTTTAATTGGATTCGCTGTCGGAGCTGATAAGTTCGTCCCAGATTGCAGTGATATTATGGACATGCTTTTGAAAACACAATCCGAAAGTAATGAGCCTCTGCCGGATGATGACCCACAGACATCCTACCTCATTTCAGCATGGGCGAGAATCTGCAAaattcttg GCAAAAGATTTGAGCAGTACCTACCGTTAGTCATTGGGCCAGTCATGAAGACTGCTGGTATAAAACCTGAAGTCGTACTTGTGGACAACGAAGCTATGGAAGATATTGGCAATGATGTTGACTGGCAGTTCGTCTCCCTCGGTGAACAAAAAAACTTTGGTATCCGAACAGCTG gtttggaggacaaagcTGCCGCCTGTGAAATGCTGGTTTGTTACGCTCGTGAATTGAAAGAAGGTTTTGCACCATATACTGAGGAAGTTGTCAAATTGCTTGTTCCTCTTCTCAAGTTCTGTTTCCATGATGGTGTGCGAACAGCAGCAGCCATTAGTTTACCCTATCTCTTAGAATGCGCTCAACTGAATG GCGCAGAATATTTGAAAGGTATGTGGAACTTCATCTGTCCAGAACTTTTGCGAGCCATCGAAACTGAATCAGAGCCAGATGTCCTACTTGAGTTGATGGATTCAATGGCTAAGTGTGTAGAATTCCTAGGATCCGGTTGTTTGACGGAAGAATGGATGACAAGTCTTCTTAGTTTTATCAACAGGACCATGTCTGAACATTTCCAGAACGAAGTTGACCGATTGGAGAAAAGGAAGGATGAAGATTATGATGAG GTTGTAGAAGAAGAATTAGAAGACGAAAATAGTGAAGACAGTTTCAAATTAGCCAAAGTGGCAGACATAATCCATGCTCTCTTCGTGTCGTACAAGACTGACTTTTTCCCCTACTTCGACCAGATTATCCATCACTTCATCAAAATGTTGGAGCCCAACCACTCATGGGCCGATCACCAGTGGGCTATGTGTATCTTCGATGATGTAATCGAGTCAGGCGGACCAGCATGCATCAAGTACCAACAGTACTTCCTCGGACCCATGACGACCTATATCAGAGACAAAGTTCCGCAAGTGCGACAGACTGCAATCTATGGGTGTGGAGTTTTAGCCATGTTTGGAGGACCTACTTTTGCCA gTACTTGTGCAGAGGTCCTTCCGGTCTTAATATCCATTATCAATGATCCAAGtgcaaaaactgaagaaaactTAGCTGTTACTGAGAATGCTGTCTCGGCTATCACAAAAATCCTCAAATACAACAGCGCAAATGTTAATGTAGATGAAATCCTCCCAATCTGGTTCACATGGCTCCCGATTTGGGAAGACACAGCAGAGGTCCCCCACGTCATGGGTTATTTGTGTGATCTAATTGCAGCAAACCATCCTACCATCTTAGGCGCAAACCATGCGAACCTACCCAGAATTCTAAGTATATTTGCAGAAACATTCATGAAGGAAGCCATAGAAACAGACACAGAAGTAGCCAAACGAATGATTGAGATTGTGAAGCAGTGCTTGCAAGGACAAACAGAAATTGCACAGATGTGCATCAGTCAGCTCTCCCAAGAGCACCAACTAACGCTCCATAATTTACTACAGAGCAACTGA